The following proteins come from a genomic window of Pyxidicoccus sp. MSG2:
- a CDS encoding ABC transporter ATP-binding protein produces the protein MSTTPALELQGLTKRYGTFTALQSMDLSIRPGEIFALLGPNGAGKTTMIGSVCGLVKKTSGTIRVFGKDLDQDPVAPRYEIGLVPQEINFDPFFSVAESLRIQLGYYGRPRDEARIDEVLTALNLQAKKDAMTRALSGGMKRRLLIAKALVHKPRLVFLDEPTAGVDVELRRDLWTYVRRLAAEGTTIVLTTHYLEEAEELADRVGIINEGKLLMVEDKATLLRRFGERRVVVTFEQPQTALSDAGRRFAASLSADGRALTYVEREGCAPSGELLRALYAEGQPIADVETRRSRMEDVLIEILRGRPQAA, from the coding sequence ATGTCGACGACGCCGGCTCTCGAGCTCCAGGGACTCACCAAGCGGTACGGCACCTTCACCGCGCTGCAGTCGATGGACCTCTCCATCCGCCCGGGCGAAATCTTCGCCCTGCTCGGCCCCAACGGCGCCGGCAAGACGACGATGATTGGCAGCGTGTGCGGCCTGGTGAAGAAGACCTCCGGCACCATCCGCGTCTTCGGAAAAGACCTGGACCAGGACCCGGTGGCCCCGCGCTACGAAATCGGACTGGTGCCGCAGGAAATCAACTTCGACCCGTTCTTCTCCGTGGCCGAGTCCCTGCGGATTCAGCTCGGCTACTACGGCCGCCCCCGGGACGAGGCCCGCATCGACGAGGTGCTCACCGCCCTCAACCTCCAGGCCAAGAAGGACGCGATGACGCGCGCCCTCTCCGGCGGCATGAAGCGCCGGCTGCTCATCGCCAAGGCGCTGGTGCACAAGCCCCGCCTCGTCTTCCTCGACGAGCCCACCGCGGGCGTGGACGTGGAGCTGCGCCGCGACCTCTGGACCTACGTGCGCAGGCTCGCGGCCGAGGGCACCACCATCGTCCTCACCACGCACTACCTGGAAGAGGCGGAGGAGCTGGCCGACCGCGTGGGCATCATCAACGAGGGCAAGCTCCTGATGGTGGAGGACAAGGCCACGCTGCTGCGCCGCTTCGGCGAGCGCCGCGTCGTCGTCACCTTCGAGCAGCCCCAGACCGCCCTGTCCGACGCCGGCCGCCGCTTCGCCGCCAGCCTCTCCGCGGACGGCCGCGCCCTCACCTACGTCGAGCGCGAGGGCTGCGCGCCCTCCGGCGAGCTGCTCCGCGCGCTGTATGCGGAAGGGCAGCCCATCGCCGACGTGGAGACACGCCGCTCGCGCATGGAGGACGTGCTCATCGAAATCCTCCGCGGCCGTCCCCAGGCCGCCTGA
- a CDS encoding PepSY-associated TM helix domain-containing protein, with the protein MKLSPRAYAILWDAHAWAGVLSSLVLFVTFFLGAFALFAEEMAPWQEPTFRAPIAVSEARAVQLAQQLADAEAPSRPAWFGLSLPTDEEPWLRIWRLSPEGPIRHTWLDPVSGRQLGERSDLGEFLNAMHFLEPLPGGTHVSGLASVVLVLLMGTGLLLQLGRLVREFVQFRPGAARRVFWSDAHKVIGVVSAPFLLVFALTGGILWVDDWFEPAVVKTSLAGDAKAKEQAVDWPSPPAASGRPAGAPDLARALALAKERFPESSHHWFFFDNLGDEHGIVHLPGEQAGTLHAFTHVRVSKAGAVIWAREAGGATAYTRVMDPLYGLHFATWAGFPAKVLYALLALLVSFGILAGNLLWLERRRVKQPGRFDWTLAKLTSGVCAGLPLAVAALFVANQLLPATLDSRPRWEHGVFLAAWGLAVGTAFVERSAARHARRLLVVSSVLLLAVPLIDAVRTGRLPFASGSSFVLATEVGLIALGLLLAGAARGIRRLQRTTPSTSPAAVDPDAPAPVPT; encoded by the coding sequence GTGAAGCTCTCGCCCCGCGCCTACGCGATTCTCTGGGACGCGCACGCCTGGGCCGGCGTGCTCTCGTCGCTCGTGCTCTTCGTGACCTTCTTTCTCGGCGCCTTCGCGCTGTTCGCCGAGGAAATGGCCCCCTGGCAGGAGCCGACGTTCCGCGCGCCCATCGCCGTCTCCGAGGCGCGGGCCGTCCAGCTCGCCCAGCAGCTCGCCGACGCGGAGGCGCCCTCCCGGCCGGCGTGGTTCGGCCTCTCGCTGCCCACCGACGAGGAGCCGTGGCTGCGCATCTGGCGCCTGTCGCCGGAAGGGCCCATCCGGCACACCTGGTTGGACCCGGTGTCCGGCCGTCAGCTCGGTGAGCGCAGCGACCTGGGCGAGTTCCTCAACGCGATGCACTTCCTGGAGCCGCTCCCCGGCGGCACGCACGTGTCGGGCCTGGCCTCCGTCGTGCTCGTGCTGTTGATGGGAACGGGGCTGCTGCTCCAGCTCGGCAGGCTGGTGCGGGAGTTCGTGCAGTTCCGTCCCGGCGCCGCGCGGCGGGTGTTCTGGTCCGACGCGCACAAGGTGATTGGCGTGGTCAGCGCGCCCTTCCTGCTCGTCTTCGCGCTCACCGGCGGCATCCTCTGGGTGGACGACTGGTTCGAGCCGGCGGTGGTGAAGACGTCGCTCGCCGGGGATGCAAAGGCGAAGGAGCAGGCCGTGGACTGGCCCTCGCCGCCGGCCGCCTCGGGCAGGCCCGCCGGTGCGCCCGACCTGGCCCGCGCGCTGGCCCTCGCGAAGGAGCGCTTCCCCGAGTCCTCACACCACTGGTTCTTCTTCGACAACCTCGGCGACGAGCACGGCATCGTCCACCTGCCCGGAGAGCAGGCGGGCACGCTGCACGCCTTCACGCACGTGCGGGTGTCGAAGGCCGGAGCCGTCATCTGGGCCCGCGAGGCGGGCGGTGCGACGGCCTACACGCGCGTCATGGACCCGCTCTATGGCCTGCACTTCGCCACCTGGGCCGGCTTCCCCGCGAAGGTCCTCTACGCGCTGCTCGCGCTGCTCGTCTCCTTCGGCATCCTCGCGGGCAACCTGCTCTGGCTGGAGCGGCGGCGCGTGAAGCAGCCGGGCCGCTTCGACTGGACGCTCGCGAAGCTGACGTCGGGCGTCTGCGCGGGGCTGCCCCTGGCCGTCGCCGCCCTCTTCGTGGCCAACCAGCTGCTGCCCGCGACGCTCGACTCGCGCCCCCGCTGGGAGCATGGCGTCTTCCTCGCGGCGTGGGGCCTGGCCGTGGGCACGGCCTTCGTCGAGCGCTCCGCCGCGCGGCATGCGCGCAGGTTGCTCGTCGTCTCCAGCGTGCTGCTCCTCGCCGTGCCGCTCATCGACGCGGTGCGCACGGGCCGGCTTCCCTTCGCCTCGGGCTCGTCCTTCGTGCTGGCCACGGAGGTGGGGCTCATCGCGCTGGGCCTGCTCCTGGCCGGCGCGGCCCGGGGCATCCGCCGGCTCCAGCGGACGACACCCTCGACTTCACCTGCCGCGGTGGACCCGGACGCGCCCGCTCCCGTGCCGACCTGA
- the mxcH gene encoding TonB-dependent siderophore myxochelin receptor MxcH, translating into MFSPLTSLALLLSVASVPQGPSEPPPASEAALPGEAPAAADAATPTEPVPAQEATPTSGVIPPQRIDDVAVPYPEAERTAGREGEVVLRLTIDEHGAVTESEVVRSAGPAFDEAIRTASLAFRFEPARVDGEVVACQIELVHTFRLDAPPDAPQQPPPAEATAEAPVPGTGAATETQPPADSKGLETTVSGRTEAERMRQSAEAVKVISTRRAKARAGDLGQVLASQEGVEVRRTGGLGSTALFSLNGLTDDQIRFFLDGVPLDLAGYPFGVANVPVNLVDSVQLYRGVVPVRYGADALGGAVNLTSAPLEDGLHGAASLQGGAFGTFRLTLGGSYKPGSDGFFARAHFFADTTDNDYSVDTEAADAHGSVVPVTVRRFHDGYQALGGGLEAGYSGLAWADRITLRAFGSTHDKELQHNLVMSGAPYGEARYGASALGAQLLYEKALAPRVHMDVLAGYGWQQTEFVDVSEWVYDWFGNQVYLGGAGEITDNSPADQTVWQQAVYGRANVAWDVAKTQQLRLAVAPTLTMRTGEERRRVSPDDPDPLSADRSILSFVTGLEYEVDLLDEALEVIVFGKDYVYAGRAQEPAETGGWRNKDRELHRLGGGAALRFRLSEPVYLKASYERATRLPRADEVFGNGVLINENLDLEPEQSHNLNVGVATVPLRTRLGAFRGELNGFARLADNLILLAGRDRDWSYQNVYAARVLGVEGAAGWSSPGGLFSFDANATFQDLRNDSDQGTFGAFEGQRLPNRPWFFANATARMSLRALATAEDELSPFWSTRYVHGFFRNWGGLGAVDSKEAIDAQLVQAAGVGYRVRRGGLTVGLTAELENVTDARVFDFFGVERPGRAGWLKGTLEY; encoded by the coding sequence ATGTTCTCGCCTCTCACGTCTCTCGCCCTGCTCCTCTCCGTGGCCTCCGTGCCCCAAGGCCCTTCCGAGCCTCCGCCTGCCTCGGAGGCGGCGCTTCCGGGAGAGGCACCAGCCGCCGCGGACGCGGCCACTCCGACGGAGCCGGTCCCCGCGCAGGAGGCGACGCCCACCTCCGGTGTCATCCCCCCCCAGCGCATCGACGACGTCGCCGTTCCCTATCCGGAGGCGGAGCGCACGGCCGGCCGCGAGGGCGAGGTGGTGCTGCGGCTCACCATCGACGAGCACGGCGCGGTGACGGAGTCCGAAGTCGTGCGATCCGCGGGCCCGGCCTTCGACGAGGCCATCCGCACCGCCAGCCTCGCCTTCCGCTTCGAGCCCGCGCGCGTCGACGGCGAGGTGGTGGCCTGCCAGATTGAGCTGGTCCACACCTTCCGGCTCGACGCGCCCCCGGACGCGCCGCAGCAGCCGCCTCCCGCGGAAGCCACGGCGGAGGCGCCGGTCCCCGGCACCGGAGCCGCCACCGAAACCCAGCCCCCCGCCGACAGCAAGGGCCTGGAGACCACGGTATCGGGCCGCACGGAGGCGGAGCGGATGCGCCAGTCCGCCGAGGCCGTGAAGGTCATCAGCACCCGGCGCGCGAAGGCCCGCGCTGGAGACCTCGGGCAGGTGCTGGCCTCGCAGGAGGGCGTGGAGGTGCGCCGCACCGGCGGGCTCGGCAGCACCGCGCTCTTCTCGCTCAACGGCCTCACCGACGACCAGATTCGCTTCTTCCTCGACGGCGTGCCCCTGGACCTCGCGGGCTATCCGTTCGGCGTCGCCAACGTCCCGGTGAATCTCGTGGACTCGGTGCAGCTCTACCGGGGCGTGGTGCCGGTGCGGTACGGCGCGGATGCGCTCGGCGGCGCGGTCAACCTCACGTCCGCTCCGCTGGAGGACGGCCTCCACGGCGCCGCGTCGCTCCAGGGTGGCGCCTTCGGGACGTTCCGGCTCACGCTCGGCGGCAGCTACAAGCCTGGCTCCGACGGCTTCTTCGCCCGGGCGCACTTCTTCGCCGACACCACGGACAACGACTACTCCGTGGACACCGAGGCCGCCGACGCGCACGGCAGCGTCGTCCCCGTCACCGTGCGGCGCTTCCATGACGGGTACCAGGCGCTCGGCGGCGGACTCGAGGCGGGCTACTCGGGGCTCGCCTGGGCCGACCGCATCACCCTGCGCGCCTTCGGCTCGACCCACGACAAGGAACTGCAACACAACCTGGTGATGTCGGGGGCCCCGTACGGCGAGGCGCGCTACGGCGCCTCCGCACTGGGTGCCCAGCTCCTCTACGAGAAGGCCCTCGCGCCGCGCGTCCACATGGACGTGCTGGCCGGCTACGGCTGGCAGCAGACCGAGTTCGTCGACGTGTCCGAGTGGGTCTACGACTGGTTCGGCAATCAGGTGTACCTGGGAGGTGCGGGGGAGATTACCGACAACAGCCCCGCCGACCAGACCGTCTGGCAGCAGGCGGTGTACGGCCGCGCCAACGTCGCCTGGGACGTGGCGAAGACGCAGCAACTGCGCCTCGCCGTCGCGCCGACGCTGACGATGCGCACCGGCGAGGAGCGGCGACGCGTCAGCCCGGATGACCCGGACCCGCTCTCGGCGGACCGCTCCATCCTCTCGTTCGTCACCGGCCTCGAGTACGAGGTGGACCTCCTCGACGAGGCACTCGAGGTCATCGTCTTCGGCAAGGACTACGTCTACGCGGGCCGCGCCCAGGAGCCCGCCGAGACGGGAGGGTGGCGGAACAAGGACCGGGAGCTGCACCGGCTCGGCGGCGGCGCGGCGCTGCGCTTCCGGCTGAGCGAGCCCGTCTACCTCAAGGCCAGCTATGAGCGCGCCACGCGCCTGCCCCGCGCGGACGAGGTCTTCGGCAACGGCGTCCTCATCAATGAGAACCTCGACCTGGAGCCGGAGCAGAGCCACAACCTCAACGTCGGCGTGGCCACGGTGCCGCTGCGCACACGGCTGGGCGCCTTCCGGGGCGAGCTCAACGGCTTCGCACGGCTCGCGGACAACCTCATCCTGCTCGCGGGCCGGGACAGGGACTGGAGCTACCAGAACGTGTACGCGGCCCGGGTGCTCGGCGTGGAGGGCGCGGCGGGGTGGAGCTCACCGGGCGGGCTGTTCAGCTTCGACGCCAACGCCACCTTCCAGGACCTGCGCAACGACTCGGACCAGGGGACGTTCGGCGCCTTCGAGGGACAGCGCCTGCCGAACCGGCCGTGGTTCTTCGCCAACGCCACGGCCCGGATGTCGCTGCGCGCGCTCGCCACCGCGGAGGACGAGCTGTCCCCCTTCTGGAGCACCCGCTACGTCCACGGCTTCTTCCGCAACTGGGGCGGCCTGGGCGCCGTGGACTCCAAGGAGGCCATCGACGCCCAGCTCGTCCAGGCCGCGGGCGTGGGCTACCGCGTCCGGCGGGGCGGCCTCACGGTGGGCCTCACCGCCGAGCTGGAGAACGTCACCGACGCCAGGGTCTTCGACTTCTTCGGCGTCGAGCGGCCCGGCCGCGCGGGCTGGCTCAAGGGCACGCTGGAGTACTAG
- a CDS encoding MxcI codes for MSRLRRIASSTLVLAAVLTGCDEDPDKTPTDAGTEDKPVYSLATSVFSQAGSATYVSVFDSLDVTGLDLEKAREHSGFATIGAVDGMLFVGAGEGPELTRYTVGDDGSLTEAGKLSFASYGLTSSPLYLNTFVDSSSAYMSLEETKRIVWNPSTMQIAGTAEAAGLAREREGLVAKSSYDRARVVRDGYSFQAFYWTDGNYYDFLPSSQIAVYSNADDSLVKLIDAPCPGLDVATQDEAGNLYFSNWVFSAAAPVLEDDAPATCAVRIKKGELALDTGWTKSLSAMVGGRQTAAFRYLGNGVGVVAAFDKEHAGITAESQPNVVTGGNHWKLWRVNLETGTGAPVEGLDYIAGGYYAFLIEGRTFLLLPTADYAKTSVWELGVNGAAVKRFETTGWAYQFVKVR; via the coding sequence ATGAGCAGGCTGCGCCGCATCGCCTCATCCACCCTCGTCCTCGCCGCCGTCCTCACCGGCTGCGACGAGGACCCCGACAAGACGCCGACGGACGCCGGCACCGAGGACAAGCCGGTGTACAGCCTGGCCACCTCCGTCTTCTCGCAGGCGGGCAGCGCCACGTATGTGAGCGTCTTCGACTCGCTCGACGTCACGGGGTTGGATTTGGAGAAGGCCCGCGAGCACTCCGGCTTCGCGACGATTGGCGCGGTGGACGGGATGCTCTTCGTCGGGGCCGGCGAGGGACCCGAGCTCACGCGCTACACCGTCGGCGACGACGGGAGCCTGACGGAGGCGGGGAAGCTCAGCTTCGCCAGCTACGGCCTCACCTCCTCGCCGCTGTACCTCAACACCTTCGTGGACTCGTCCAGTGCGTACATGTCGCTGGAGGAGACGAAGCGCATCGTCTGGAACCCGTCGACGATGCAGATTGCCGGCACCGCCGAGGCGGCGGGCCTGGCGCGCGAGCGCGAGGGGCTGGTGGCGAAGTCCAGCTATGACCGCGCTCGCGTGGTGCGGGACGGCTACTCGTTCCAGGCCTTCTACTGGACGGACGGCAATTACTACGACTTCCTCCCCAGCTCGCAGATTGCCGTCTACTCCAACGCGGACGACAGCCTGGTGAAGCTCATCGACGCGCCGTGCCCGGGGCTCGACGTGGCGACGCAGGACGAGGCCGGCAACCTCTACTTCAGCAACTGGGTGTTCAGCGCCGCCGCGCCCGTCCTCGAGGACGACGCGCCCGCCACCTGCGCGGTGCGCATCAAGAAGGGCGAGCTGGCGCTGGACACGGGGTGGACGAAGTCGCTGTCCGCCATGGTGGGCGGCCGGCAGACGGCGGCCTTCCGCTACCTGGGCAACGGCGTGGGCGTGGTGGCCGCCTTCGACAAGGAGCACGCCGGCATCACCGCGGAGTCCCAGCCGAACGTCGTCACCGGCGGCAACCACTGGAAGCTGTGGCGCGTGAATCTGGAGACGGGCACCGGGGCGCCCGTCGAGGGGCTCGACTACATCGCGGGCGGCTACTACGCGTTCCTGATTGAAGGGCGCACCTTCCTGCTGCTGCCCACGGCCGACTACGCGAAGACGTCCGTGTGGGAGCTGGGCGTGAATGGCGCGGCGGTGAAGCGCTTCGAGACGACCGGCTGGGCGTACCAGTTCGTGAAGGTGCGCTAG
- a CDS encoding class I SAM-dependent methyltransferase: MALFEDPERDAWQKPAEVIAAMEIPPGGKVADIGAATGYFPVRIARAHPDATVYGVDIEPDMVRYLGERAEKEGLTHLEAVLGEPADAKLPEPVDRVLLVDTYHHLAERPAYFRKLAGSLRPGARVIVVDFKLDSPMGPSREHRLTPEKVGEEMATAGYRKVGERDLPYQYVLSFERT; this comes from the coding sequence ATGGCCCTCTTCGAGGACCCGGAGCGCGACGCATGGCAGAAGCCCGCCGAGGTCATCGCCGCGATGGAGATTCCGCCTGGGGGCAAGGTCGCGGACATCGGGGCGGCGACGGGCTACTTCCCGGTGCGCATCGCCCGGGCCCATCCCGACGCAACGGTTTACGGCGTGGACATCGAACCGGACATGGTTCGCTACCTCGGTGAGCGCGCGGAGAAGGAGGGGCTGACCCACCTCGAGGCGGTGCTGGGCGAGCCCGCCGACGCGAAGCTTCCGGAGCCGGTGGACCGCGTCCTCCTCGTCGACACCTACCACCATCTCGCCGAGCGCCCGGCCTACTTCCGCAAGCTGGCGGGCTCGCTGCGACCGGGGGCCCGGGTCATCGTGGTGGACTTCAAGCTCGACTCGCCGATGGGGCCCTCCAGGGAGCACAGGCTCACGCCGGAGAAGGTGGGCGAGGAGATGGCCACCGCCGGCTACAGGAAGGTCGGCGAGCGGGACCTTCCGTACCAGTACGTGCTGAGCTTCGAGCGCACCTGA
- a CDS encoding Fic family protein: MPQYTFEDLVGINQEVRKITELESVFGHDMARKQEDLKKIISRANEMTNDYESAAYLALTIYLAQVFNDGNTRTGAIAIHQQLQAQGIPLNRSVSEIKNWLTANEIPNLRDSQKTQGEFAMWLLM; this comes from the coding sequence ATGCCTCAATACACTTTTGAAGACCTTGTTGGCATCAACCAGGAGGTCCGGAAGATCACCGAGCTGGAGTCCGTCTTTGGCCATGACATGGCCCGAAAGCAGGAGGACTTGAAGAAGATCATCTCCAGGGCGAATGAGATGACAAACGACTACGAGAGCGCCGCGTACCTCGCGCTGACAATTTATCTCGCCCAGGTCTTCAACGATGGAAATACCCGCACCGGCGCCATTGCCATCCACCAACAGCTTCAGGCCCAGGGCATCCCCCTGAACCGCAGTGTATCGGAAATCAAAAATTGGCTGACGGCCAACGAAATTCCAAACCTGAGGGACAGCCAGAAGACGCAGGGCGAATTCGCGATGTGGCTGCTGATGTGA
- a CDS encoding serine/threonine protein kinase encodes MAVPFGKYELLRKIASGGMGQVFLAREHGTGFERLVVLKLILPHLAEDDEFLSMFLDEAGLVARLTHPNLITILDLSEIEGRHCLAMEYVQGDDVRRLDKFSRAQGKPLPVGLILRVIADAAAGLHYAHQARDAQGKPLRLVHRDVSPQNILVGFDGGVKVIDFGVAKAATSSQNTATGVLKGKYPYMSPEQASGQSIDARSDLFALGIVMWELLTGKRLFKGESDMMTLRLVKDCQVPRPSQLNPRLPPGLDEILLKALAPTPEARFPDCGAFRLALEDYALNLRLPSSSAHLSAYLREVYAERIATEADPAKLDQLAEDADLDSRSNSSLSGVPGGPGAPRSAASRAVARPSQGPAPSTRSRQALAAPPAREKSRGTAALDRPEAARRVPWMPVAVAGVGLLIAGAALVFLRGPGGVTPVHPPPPPVTVTQPAQPPAQPTPEPERAVELPVLSEPPGATVSIDGETLDTKTPTTLTLKPGTSSVEVTLALNGYEPVTRRVSATDSELNLALRPQGGKPGTPPGTKKPGTGTGNLGIKTGR; translated from the coding sequence ATGGCTGTGCCATTCGGTAAGTACGAGCTGCTTCGAAAGATTGCCTCTGGGGGGATGGGGCAGGTGTTCCTCGCCCGCGAGCATGGGACGGGCTTCGAGCGGCTCGTGGTCCTCAAGCTCATCCTTCCCCACCTCGCCGAGGACGATGAGTTCCTCAGCATGTTCCTGGACGAGGCGGGGTTGGTGGCGCGGCTGACGCACCCCAACCTCATCACCATCCTCGACCTGTCGGAGATTGAAGGCCGGCACTGCCTGGCCATGGAGTACGTCCAGGGTGACGACGTGCGTCGCCTGGACAAGTTCTCCCGGGCGCAGGGCAAGCCGCTGCCGGTGGGGCTGATTCTGCGCGTCATCGCGGACGCGGCGGCGGGGCTCCACTACGCGCATCAGGCGCGTGACGCGCAGGGCAAGCCGCTGCGGTTGGTGCACCGCGACGTGTCCCCGCAGAACATCCTCGTCGGCTTCGACGGCGGGGTGAAGGTCATCGACTTCGGCGTGGCCAAGGCGGCCACCAGCAGCCAGAACACGGCCACCGGCGTCCTCAAGGGGAAGTACCCCTACATGTCTCCCGAGCAGGCGAGCGGGCAGAGCATCGACGCGCGCAGCGACTTGTTCGCGCTGGGCATCGTCATGTGGGAGCTGCTCACGGGCAAGCGGCTCTTCAAGGGCGAGTCGGACATGATGACGCTGCGGCTGGTGAAGGACTGCCAGGTGCCGCGGCCGTCGCAGCTCAACCCGCGGCTGCCGCCGGGGCTGGATGAGATTCTGCTCAAGGCGCTGGCCCCCACGCCGGAGGCTCGCTTCCCGGACTGCGGCGCGTTCCGGCTGGCGCTGGAGGACTACGCGCTCAACCTGCGGCTGCCCTCCAGCAGCGCGCACCTGTCCGCGTACCTGCGGGAAGTCTACGCGGAGCGCATCGCCACCGAGGCGGACCCGGCGAAGCTGGACCAGCTCGCGGAGGACGCGGACCTGGACTCGCGCTCCAACTCCTCGCTGAGCGGCGTGCCCGGAGGCCCCGGTGCACCGCGCTCCGCCGCGTCCCGCGCCGTCGCGCGCCCGTCGCAGGGCCCCGCCCCGAGCACGCGCTCGCGCCAGGCCCTGGCCGCGCCGCCCGCGCGTGAGAAGTCGCGGGGCACCGCCGCGCTGGACCGGCCCGAGGCGGCGCGCCGCGTGCCCTGGATGCCCGTGGCCGTCGCCGGCGTGGGCCTGCTCATCGCCGGCGCGGCGCTCGTGTTCCTGCGCGGGCCCGGCGGAGTGACGCCGGTGCATCCGCCTCCGCCGCCCGTCACCGTGACGCAGCCGGCGCAGCCTCCCGCGCAGCCCACGCCCGAGCCGGAGCGGGCCGTGGAGCTGCCCGTCCTCTCCGAGCCGCCCGGCGCCACGGTGAGCATCGACGGCGAGACGCTGGACACGAAGACGCCGACGACGCTCACGCTCAAGCCCGGCACCTCCTCGGTGGAGGTGACGCTCGCGCTCAACGGGTACGAGCCGGTGACGCGGCGGGTGTCCGCCACGGACAGCGAGCTGAACCTGGCGCTGCGGCCCCAGGGTGGGAAGCCGGGCACCCCGCCGGGCACGAAGAAGCCCGGCACGGGCACCGGCAACCTGGGCATCAAGACGGGGCGCTGA
- a CDS encoding ABC transporter permease, with the protein MQTLFAKEVRRFMRVPGQTVLSPLISTTLYFIVFGYSISGRVQTVDGTPYLHFIVPGLVFLGIANNAFLNSSSSLFITKIQGTVVDLLVSPLGPGELMAGFIGGAMVRGLVVGGLTWAVAAIFTGFSLQHAWVAAYFLLLSSYVFSVLGMLAAVWAEKFEQINFFPTFVMLPLTFLGGVFYSVRTLPSPWKEVSLFNPMVYMVEGLRYGMLGQSSFSPVGGGAILAGVAVVATVATWLVLQSGYKMKA; encoded by the coding sequence ATGCAGACGCTGTTCGCGAAGGAGGTCCGGCGCTTCATGCGCGTGCCGGGCCAGACCGTCCTTTCGCCCCTCATCAGCACCACGCTGTACTTCATCGTCTTCGGCTACTCCATCTCCGGCCGGGTGCAGACGGTGGATGGCACGCCCTACCTGCACTTCATCGTGCCCGGGCTCGTCTTCCTCGGCATCGCCAACAACGCCTTCCTCAACAGCTCCTCGTCCCTGTTCATCACCAAGATTCAGGGCACGGTGGTGGACCTGCTGGTGTCGCCCCTGGGCCCCGGCGAGCTGATGGCCGGCTTCATCGGCGGCGCCATGGTGCGCGGCCTCGTGGTGGGCGGCCTCACCTGGGCGGTGGCCGCCATCTTCACCGGCTTCAGCCTGCAGCACGCGTGGGTGGCCGCGTACTTCCTGCTGCTGTCGTCCTACGTCTTCAGCGTGCTGGGCATGCTGGCCGCCGTGTGGGCGGAGAAGTTCGAGCAGATCAACTTCTTCCCCACCTTCGTCATGCTGCCCCTCACCTTCCTGGGCGGCGTCTTCTACTCGGTGCGCACGCTGCCCTCGCCGTGGAAGGAGGTCAGCCTCTTCAACCCCATGGTCTACATGGTGGAGGGGCTGCGCTACGGCATGCTGGGCCAGAGCAGCTTCTCCCCGGTGGGAGGCGGCGCCATCCTCGCCGGCGTCGCCGTGGTGGCCACCGTCGCGACGTGGCTCGTGTTACAATCCGGTTACAAAATGAAGGCCTGA